The proteins below are encoded in one region of Populus alba chromosome 2, ASM523922v2, whole genome shotgun sequence:
- the LOC118049328 gene encoding protein indeterminate-domain 12, with the protein MFPAAMSNSTSLSEEASVSSGTRIQDFGSLNQLASTISPLQQQQQQRTIKKKRNLPGNPDPDAEVIALSPKTLLTTNRFVCEICNKGFQRDQNLQLHRRGHNLPWKLKQRNSKEIKKKAYVCPEPTCVHHHPSRALGDLTGIKKHYCRKHGEKKWKCEKCSKIYAVQSDWKAHAKTCGTREYRCDCGTLFSRKDSFITHRAFCDALAEESARLSAHQLIISQNPNAHALLLQNPLQTHHPHSLFSTPAHHQISFTSPWDPPHHQNPCSNNPQNPVHIKPETTGHFQIPTSLLQEPPLTMPSHKGLLGAPTFQSLSNAATSQAASHHLSATALLQKAASVGATQTSVGHSHMTQLDMGELGSAGQVHVDSVSHVSQGPSYNLNSLATWQKSDRLTRDFLGLTAPECGDHHGHAASNANGSSGSVNVSMNVREILTYTGGVGFHQQQYNERDHSLLKPHGGFGFAQPSASEAWGDC; encoded by the exons ATGTTCCCTGCAGCCATGTCCAATTCAACTTCTTTGTCTGAAGAAGCTAGTGTATCTTCTGGCACAAGAATTCAAGATTTTGGTAGCTTAAATCAACTGGCTTCAACCATCTCTCctctgcagcagcagcagcaacaaaggaccatcaagaagaagagaaacttaCCAGGAAACCCAG ACCCAGACGCTGAAGTGATAGCATTATCTCCAAAGACCTTATTGACCACCAATAGATTTGTGTGTGAGATCTGCAACAAGGGGTTTCAGAGGGATCAGAATCTTCAGCTTCATAGGAGGGGTCATAACCTTCCTTGGAAGCTGAAGCAAAGAAACagcaaagaaattaaaaagaaagcttATGTCTGCCCCGAGCCTACGTGTGTTCACCATCATCCTTCAAGGGCTTTGGGTGACCTTACAGGTATCAAGAAACATTATTGCAGGAAACATGGGGAGAAGAAGTGGAAGTGTGAAAAATGCTCAAAGATCTATGCTGTTCAATCAGATTGGAAGGCTCACGCTAAAACCTGTGGAACAAGAGAGTACAGATGTGACTGTGGAACCCTTTTCTCCAG GAAGGATAGCTTCATAACCCACAGGGCATTTTGTGACGCGTTAGCTGAAGAAAGTGCAAGACTCTCAGCTCACCAGCTAATTATCTCCCAAAATCCAAATGCCCACGCTCTCCTCCTTCAAAACCCACTTCAAACCCACCACCCTCATTCTCTCTTTTCTACCCCAGCTCACCACCAAATCTCCTTCACTTCTCCTTGGGACCCACCTCACCATCAGAACCCTTGCAGTAATAACCCCCAAAACCCAGTTCACATCAAGCCTGAAACTACCGGCCATTTTCAAATCCCCACTTCACTTCTCCAAGAACCACCACTAACAATGCCTAGCCACAAGGGTTTGTTAGGCGCCCCAACCTTCCAAAGCCTGTCGAATGCTGCCACGTCACAAGCAGCATCTCACCACTTGTCAGCCACTGCACTCCTTCAAAAGGCTGCCAGTGTGGGTGCCACTCAGACCTCAGTGGGTCACAGTCACATGACCCAGCTGGACATGGGCGAGTTGGGATCAGCGGGTCAGGTTCATGTTGACTCGGTGAGTCACGTCTCTCAGGGTCCCAGTTACAATCTTAACAGCCTTGCCACGTGGCAGAAGAGTGATCGCCTGACAAGAGACTTTCTGGGTCTGACTGCGCCTGAGTGTGGGGATCATCATGGCCATGCTGCTAGCAATGCGAATGGGAGTAGTGGGAGTGTTAACGTTAGCATGAATGTGAGGGAAATTCTAACCTATACAGGGGGTGTAGGGTTCCACCAGCAGCAATACAACGAGAGAGACCACTCGC